AAGGCAAGTCAATCGCCAGCGTGATGAAGCCTTGTTCCGCCAGCTTTTGTGCATAGAGCATGGAGCCTTGCTCTTTGACTGCCCCCATGGGATGACCGACGATAATTGCAGGCGCTTTAGCGTTTCTAGCCAGATTTTTGGGCGTTACAAGATTGCCCACAATTTGAAGATTGTATGAGTTCTTGAAGGTCACCTTTTGCACGGTGACCTTGTCGCTTTTGTAAAAATTGTCGGCGCCTTCCGACGGGCTGACAGCGCTTTTCGAGTCAGCTGCCAAGGCAGAACCGCCTGCGACTGAAAGGACGCCCAGAGCCGCAATGCTGACGCCGGTGGCCTTTACGAATGCGCGCCGATCAAGCCCTGGAGAGTCCAAGGCTTCTGCAGCTTCAAGGAGGGTTACAGGTGTCTCGCTCATCATCAGTACTCCGTTCCAGATAGGTGACAGAGCTTGACGGATTAGAGGTATCTTGATTAGTAGGCGTAATCTTCATGTAGTTTTGAGAAAAACTCAGCAATGGCCAATACCAAAGTCAACGATCTCCAAGCTTTTCTGGCGGTGGCGCGAGATCAAAGCTTTACGAAAGCCGCCGCCAAACTGGGCATTACTCCTTCTGCGCTGAGTCATACGATCCGGGCACTTGAACAAAGACTGGGGATACGACTGCTGGCCCGCACGACACGCAATGTGTCGCCCACAGAGGCGGGAGAAAGATTGATGCGCTCGATCGCTCCGCTTTTTGATCAGATCACCGCCGAACTTGAAGCGCTGGGCGAGCTGCGGGACAAGCCCAGTGGCACGATTCGTATTTCCTGTACTGATGATCAGATTGAGTTGTGCATTCGGCCGATGCTCGCAAGCTTCCTGAAGAGCTACCCGGATATCACACTGGAGTTCTACGTCGACTATGGATTCACCAACGTGGTCGAGGAGCGATTTGATGCTGGCATTCGCTTGGGCGAATCGATCAGCAAAGACATGATCGCCGTTCGCATAGGGCCGGATTGGCGCTTGGCTGTGGTGGGCTCTCCTGAATATTTCGAACGCAACCCGGCACCAACAACCCCTCATGAGTTGACCGGGCATGACTGCGTGAATATCCGACACAGACCATCAGGGGCGATCTACGCATGGGAATTTGAAAGGAATGGCCAGGCTTTTACCGTCAAGGCAGATGGACAACTTGTTTTCAACAGCATCATGCATGTACTCAATGCCGC
The sequence above is drawn from the Pseudomonas sp. FP2196 genome and encodes:
- a CDS encoding LysR family transcriptional regulator — its product is MANTKVNDLQAFLAVARDQSFTKAAAKLGITPSALSHTIRALEQRLGIRLLARTTRNVSPTEAGERLMRSIAPLFDQITAELEALGELRDKPSGTIRISCTDDQIELCIRPMLASFLKSYPDITLEFYVDYGFTNVVEERFDAGIRLGESISKDMIAVRIGPDWRLAVVGSPEYFERNPAPTTPHELTGHDCVNIRHRPSGAIYAWEFERNGQAFTVKADGQLVFNSIMHVLNAAVDGVGLAYVPEELVAPYLADGRLKEVLADWCPEFQGYHLYYPNRRQASPAFSALVEALKYRS